One Mesorhizobium loti genomic window carries:
- a CDS encoding sugar ABC transporter auxiliary protein yields the protein MKRSAINDIIREADAFIRSFGYIMPPFAYWSPEEMKARQVDSSAIYTSRLGWDITDYGQEKFKELGLFLFTVRNGRYEDMKKGMGMLYAEKIMISRKDQLSPMHRHNIKAEDIINRGGGKLVLELFMHDRDGGIDPKAEVSVPVDGTIHRLPAGGLLKLDPGQSVTLLPGVWHAFWAEGKDVLIGEVSTVNDDLTDNVFREPIGRFSNIDEDVAPVHLLVADYEKWLG from the coding sequence ATGAAACGCTCCGCCATCAACGACATCATCCGCGAAGCCGACGCTTTCATCCGCTCGTTCGGCTACATCATGCCGCCCTTCGCCTACTGGTCGCCGGAGGAGATGAAGGCGCGCCAGGTCGATTCCTCGGCGATCTACACCTCGCGGCTCGGTTGGGACATCACCGATTACGGCCAGGAAAAATTCAAGGAGCTCGGCCTGTTCCTGTTCACCGTGCGCAACGGCCGCTACGAGGACATGAAGAAGGGCATGGGCATGCTCTATGCCGAGAAGATCATGATCTCGCGCAAGGACCAGCTGTCGCCCATGCACCGCCACAACATCAAGGCCGAGGACATCATCAACCGTGGCGGCGGCAAGCTGGTGCTTGAATTGTTCATGCACGATCGCGACGGTGGTATCGACCCAAAAGCGGAGGTGTCGGTGCCGGTCGACGGAACCATCCACCGGCTGCCCGCGGGCGGTCTGCTGAAGCTCGACCCGGGCCAGAGCGTCACGCTGCTGCCCGGCGTCTGGCACGCCTTCTGGGCCGAGGGCAAGGACGTGCTGATCGGCGAGGTGTCGACCGTCAACGACGATCTCACCGACAACGTCTTCCGCGAGCCGATCGGCCGCTTCTCCAACATCGACGAGGATGTCGCCCCGGTGCACCTGCTGGTGGCCGACTATGAGAAGTGGCTGGGGTAG
- a CDS encoding prevent-host-death family protein, producing MEEAVSAADANRKFSHILRGVREGQSYVVTSHGRPVARIVPADQQEGVASRSRAALLSRLERQPVVDAGRWTRDELYEDER from the coding sequence ATGGAAGAAGCCGTTTCGGCAGCCGATGCCAACCGCAAGTTCTCTCACATCCTGCGCGGTGTTCGCGAAGGACAAAGCTATGTCGTGACCAGTCACGGGCGCCCGGTCGCACGGATCGTTCCCGCCGACCAACAGGAGGGTGTGGCCTCCCGTTCGCGCGCGGCGTTGTTGTCGCGCCTCGAACGCCAGCCTGTTGTGGATGCCGGGCGCTGGACGCGTGATGAGCTTTACGAGGACGAACGGTGA
- a CDS encoding cupin: MADGGMNVTKLESKSHDNPDEVRSPAKTRVEVVRLPGFTLGRLNMEPGWKWSECVKPGVKTDSCQVSHVGYVVSGTITIRMNDGTQKTFTKGTSYTIPPGHDAWVEGNERFVCIEVMSAEQYAKPA, translated from the coding sequence ATGGCCGATGGTGGAATGAATGTCACCAAACTTGAATCCAAATCTCACGACAACCCGGATGAGGTTCGCTCGCCCGCCAAGACACGCGTCGAGGTCGTGCGGCTTCCAGGCTTTACGCTCGGGCGGCTCAATATGGAGCCGGGGTGGAAATGGTCCGAATGCGTGAAGCCGGGCGTCAAGACGGACAGCTGTCAGGTATCGCATGTCGGCTACGTCGTTTCCGGAACCATCACCATCAGGATGAACGACGGGACTCAGAAAACCTTCACGAAGGGTACGTCCTATACGATCCCGCCTGGCCACGATGCCTGGGTGGAAGGCAACGAACGCTTCGTCTGCATCGAGGTCATGAGCGCCGAGCAATACGCCAAGCCGGCGTAG
- a CDS encoding EmrB/QacA family drug resistance transporter, translated as MNRTIPLILAVALFMENMDSTVIATSLPAIAVDIHTSPIALKLALTAYLVSLAIFIPISGWMADRFGAKTVFRAAIAVFIVGSVACAFSGSLPAFVVSRFLQGIGGAMMTPVGRLVLVRATAKSDLVAAMSWLTVPALVGPLVGPPIGGFITTYFTWHWIFLINVPIGLVGIWLATRFLPETESMETPPLDFIGFVLSGVAASGVVFGLSVVSLPYLPPATGFITVAVGLLSGALYLMHARRAKDPLLALELFRNQVFRSSVLGGSLFRIGIGAVPFLLPLMFQIGFGLTPFQSGMITFVSAIGAIGMKFVTALIFRVAGFRRVLIVGSLVAAASIAIYGLFTPETPYVLMLAILLVGGFIRSMFFTGVNALSYAEVSAEDTSKATPITAVFQQLSIALGVALAGGILEVSTSIHGGPLTLGDFHIAFFIVAAVSAAASLSFMRLAPDAGNAVSGHGRLTTPKTLEPARSPGE; from the coding sequence GTGAACCGAACCATTCCCCTGATCCTGGCGGTCGCCCTTTTCATGGAAAACATGGATTCGACCGTCATCGCGACATCGCTGCCGGCGATCGCCGTCGACATCCACACCAGCCCGATCGCGCTCAAGCTGGCACTGACCGCCTATCTCGTATCGCTGGCGATCTTCATTCCGATCAGCGGCTGGATGGCCGACCGCTTCGGCGCCAAGACCGTTTTTCGTGCCGCGATCGCGGTGTTTATCGTCGGTTCGGTCGCCTGCGCCTTCTCCGGTTCGCTGCCGGCCTTCGTCGTGTCGCGCTTCCTGCAAGGCATTGGCGGCGCCATGATGACCCCGGTCGGGCGCCTGGTGCTGGTGCGCGCCACGGCCAAGAGTGACCTGGTCGCCGCCATGTCGTGGCTGACGGTTCCGGCACTGGTCGGGCCGCTGGTCGGACCGCCGATCGGCGGCTTCATCACCACATATTTCACTTGGCACTGGATCTTCCTGATCAATGTGCCGATCGGCCTGGTCGGGATCTGGCTGGCCACGCGCTTCCTGCCGGAAACCGAATCGATGGAGACGCCGCCGCTCGATTTCATTGGCTTCGTGCTAAGCGGGGTGGCGGCGTCCGGCGTGGTGTTTGGCCTGTCGGTGGTCAGCCTGCCCTATTTGCCGCCGGCGACCGGGTTCATCACCGTGGCCGTCGGGCTGCTGTCGGGCGCGCTCTACCTGATGCATGCGCGCCGCGCCAAAGATCCGCTGTTGGCGCTCGAACTGTTCCGCAACCAGGTGTTCCGCTCCTCCGTGCTGGGTGGATCGCTGTTTCGCATCGGCATCGGCGCGGTGCCCTTCCTGCTGCCGCTGATGTTCCAGATTGGCTTCGGCCTGACGCCGTTCCAGTCCGGCATGATCACCTTCGTCTCGGCGATCGGCGCCATCGGTATGAAATTCGTCACCGCGCTGATTTTTCGCGTTGCCGGCTTCCGTCGCGTGCTGATCGTCGGCTCGCTGGTCGCCGCCGCATCGATCGCCATCTACGGCCTGTTCACCCCTGAAACGCCTTATGTGCTGATGCTGGCCATATTGCTGGTCGGCGGCTTCATCCGTTCGATGTTCTTCACCGGCGTCAACGCCCTGTCCTACGCAGAAGTGTCGGCCGAGGACACCAGCAAGGCAACGCCGATCACGGCGGTGTTCCAGCAGCTGTCGATCGCGCTCGGCGTGGCGCTCGCCGGCGGCATCCTGGAAGTCTCGACCTCTATCCATGGTGGCCCGCTGACGCTGGGCGATTTCCACATCGCCTTCTTCATCGTGGCGGCGGTATCGGCGGCGGCGTCGCTGTCGTTCATGCGGCTGGCGCCCGATGCCGGCAATGCCGTCTCCGGCCATGGCCGGCTGACAACACCCAAGACGCTGGAGCCGGCGAGATCGCCGGGGGAGTGA
- a CDS encoding TPR repeat-containing protein codes for MEDMDRFNLGTYRRPISTRSTETQRWFDIGLNWCYGFNHEEGIKCFEKALETDPGCAFVHWGIAYAAGPFYNLTWKEHGEAEANSATKLCYEHVQLARAKAAGASEVERQLIEALACRFQKPHKVSSQEFEQWDDAYAAAMRRVYENFPDDHDVMALLVEALMMRTVRRLWNLRSGEPAPNSDVVEALEVCERSIQLADQAGAAQHPAVLHLHIHLLEMSTMPERGMRSADLLGEMCPDAGHMNHMPGHIYVLCGDYEKAKIASEKAVRANDLYLAYAGEPTYYLLGCCHDLHLMIFTCMFLGQYRPALWAADKVRSLVTRDVVAIQDRPKLTQTVEGYHAMKSHVLVRFGRWQEIIDEPAVEEPGLYVLTAAMQHYAKGVAHATLRQFAEAARERERFHRHVADIPAERRFLSNPTRASLAVGAALLDGELAYHQGRHDEAYTHLRQAVELDDNLSYTEPWAWMHPPRHALAALLLDQGHAQEAEQVYRDDLGLSGKVQRCAQHPDNVWSLHGLVECLRRRGESKELPGLRAKLAAAVAKADVTISSSCLCRTSVQSAPSCCH; via the coding sequence ATGGAAGACATGGACCGCTTCAACCTTGGTACCTATCGCCGCCCGATCTCTACGCGCTCCACTGAGACCCAGCGCTGGTTCGATATCGGGCTGAACTGGTGCTACGGCTTCAACCATGAGGAAGGCATCAAGTGCTTTGAGAAGGCGCTGGAGACGGATCCCGGCTGCGCTTTTGTGCATTGGGGCATCGCCTATGCCGCCGGGCCTTTCTACAATCTGACCTGGAAGGAGCATGGCGAGGCCGAGGCCAACAGTGCGACCAAGCTTTGCTACGAGCATGTCCAGCTGGCACGCGCCAAGGCGGCTGGCGCCAGCGAGGTCGAACGCCAGTTGATCGAGGCGCTGGCATGCCGTTTCCAGAAGCCGCACAAGGTGAGCTCGCAGGAATTCGAACAGTGGGACGATGCCTATGCCGCCGCGATGCGGCGGGTCTACGAAAACTTTCCCGACGACCATGATGTGATGGCGCTGCTGGTCGAGGCTCTGATGATGCGCACCGTGCGGCGGCTGTGGAACCTCAGGAGCGGTGAACCGGCGCCGAATTCGGACGTGGTTGAAGCCTTGGAGGTTTGCGAGCGGTCGATCCAGCTTGCCGACCAGGCGGGTGCCGCACAACACCCGGCGGTCTTGCACCTGCACATCCATCTCCTGGAAATGTCGACCATGCCGGAACGCGGCATGCGCTCGGCTGACCTGCTTGGCGAAATGTGCCCCGATGCCGGGCACATGAACCACATGCCGGGGCACATCTATGTGCTGTGCGGCGACTATGAAAAGGCGAAGATCGCGAGTGAAAAAGCAGTCCGCGCCAACGACCTCTATCTCGCCTATGCCGGCGAGCCGACCTATTACCTGCTCGGCTGCTGCCACGATCTGCATCTGATGATCTTCACCTGCATGTTCCTTGGCCAGTACCGACCGGCGCTGTGGGCCGCCGACAAGGTGCGCAGCTTGGTCACGCGCGACGTGGTCGCCATCCAGGACCGGCCCAAGCTGACGCAAACGGTGGAAGGCTATCATGCGATGAAATCGCATGTGCTGGTGCGCTTCGGCCGTTGGCAGGAGATCATCGACGAACCGGCGGTCGAAGAGCCGGGTCTCTATGTGCTGACGGCGGCGATGCAGCACTACGCCAAAGGCGTCGCGCATGCGACGCTGAGGCAATTCGCTGAAGCCGCGCGCGAGCGTGAGCGGTTCCACCGGCATGTGGCGGACATTCCGGCCGAGCGGCGTTTTCTCAGCAACCCGACCCGCGCCTCGCTCGCCGTTGGTGCTGCTTTGCTCGATGGCGAGCTTGCCTACCATCAGGGCCGGCACGACGAAGCCTACACCCATTTGCGGCAAGCGGTCGAACTGGACGACAACCTCTCCTACACCGAGCCATGGGCGTGGATGCACCCTCCCCGCCATGCGCTGGCGGCGCTGCTTCTCGACCAGGGCCACGCGCAAGAGGCTGAGCAGGTCTATCGCGACGATCTCGGCCTAAGCGGCAAGGTGCAGCGTTGCGCCCAGCACCCGGACAATGTCTGGTCGCTGCACGGGCTGGTGGAATGTTTGAGGCGGCGTGGCGAGAGCAAAGAGCTGCCGGGGTTGCGGGCCAAGCTCGCTGCGGCGGTGGCCAAGGCGGATGTGACGATCAGTTCGTCCTGCCTGTGCCGGACGAGCGTGCAATCAGCGCCAAGCTGCTGTCATTGA
- a CDS encoding PilT protein domain-containing protein, which produces MKVALDTNVLAYAEGVNGAEKRDIVLELLRNLPQEAAIVPVQVLGELYNVLVRKAGRPSPEARDALLSWRDAFPVAATTHDVMMMAADLATDHRFSIWDAVVLSTASQTGCRLLLSEDLQDGFTWGGVTVVSPFASPRHALLDALLGKSSE; this is translated from the coding sequence GTGAAAGTCGCGCTCGACACCAATGTCCTTGCCTACGCGGAAGGGGTCAACGGTGCCGAGAAGCGCGACATCGTTCTCGAATTGCTGCGCAACCTCCCGCAAGAAGCCGCCATCGTTCCGGTTCAGGTCCTTGGTGAACTGTACAACGTTCTCGTCCGCAAGGCTGGAAGACCCTCTCCAGAGGCCCGGGATGCCCTTCTGAGCTGGCGCGACGCGTTTCCAGTTGCCGCGACGACGCACGACGTGATGATGATGGCGGCCGATCTGGCTACGGACCACCGCTTCAGCATCTGGGATGCGGTCGTTCTGTCTACCGCCTCACAAACCGGTTGTCGGCTGCTCCTGTCGGAAGACCTGCAGGACGGTTTCACATGGGGTGGGGTAACTGTCGTCAGTCCTTTCGCATCGCCGCGTCATGCCTTGCTGGATGCTCTCCTGGGGAAGTCTTCCGAATAG
- a CDS encoding ribosomal RNA large subunit methyltransferase J, protein MTKKPENPGSAGIRVLKTRIKKKSGLKESSRRWLQRHINDPYVQRSKADGYRSRAAYKLIEIDDKHHLLKPGMKVIDLGAAPGGWCQVAAARTKSTAENPHVVGIDYLEMDAVPGAPVLLMDFLDPDAPRKLAEALGGDPDVVLSDMAAPTTGHKRTDHIRTMHLCEVAADFALSVLKPGGHFLAKTFQGGAENELLSMLKKNFRSVHHVKPPASRDESVELYLLAKDFKGREAGPPPGGSERPVDVPKHSSARSHSEGPDET, encoded by the coding sequence ATGACCAAGAAACCGGAAAATCCAGGATCGGCCGGCATTCGCGTGCTGAAGACGCGGATCAAGAAGAAAAGCGGCCTGAAGGAATCGTCGCGCCGCTGGCTGCAGCGCCACATCAACGATCCCTATGTCCAGCGGTCGAAGGCCGACGGCTACCGCTCGCGCGCGGCCTACAAGCTGATCGAAATCGACGACAAACACCATCTATTGAAGCCCGGCATGAAGGTGATCGATCTCGGCGCTGCCCCCGGTGGCTGGTGTCAGGTCGCGGCCGCGCGCACGAAATCGACGGCGGAAAATCCGCATGTCGTCGGCATCGACTATCTGGAAATGGATGCCGTACCCGGCGCGCCGGTGCTGTTGATGGATTTTCTCGATCCGGATGCGCCGCGCAAGCTGGCTGAAGCGCTGGGCGGTGACCCGGATGTCGTGTTGTCCGACATGGCGGCACCAACCACCGGTCACAAACGGACCGACCACATCCGCACCATGCATCTGTGCGAGGTGGCGGCCGATTTCGCGCTGTCCGTCCTGAAGCCGGGCGGGCATTTCCTCGCCAAGACTTTTCAAGGCGGCGCCGAGAACGAATTGCTCTCGATGCTCAAGAAGAATTTCCGCTCCGTCCACCACGTCAAGCCGCCGGCCTCGCGGGATGAATCGGTGGAGCTTTATCTGTTGGCGAAAGACTTCAAGGGGCGAGAGGCCGGTCCGCCGCCAGGCGGATCGGAACGTCCAGTGGACGTTCCGAAGCACTCGAGCGCCCGGAGCCATAGCGAAGGGCCGGACGAAACCTAA
- a CDS encoding Ppx/GppA phosphatase: MEDRDTGAGASEVGASSASPGPPGQGTAGWQQRRPTEQRSADGQLGDATHHQKGKPKKRRKRRRGRKVFARDEAHPQGNRSPASGQAAAPTLEPKQPTAPPISPAAPTPRPEQGTRRPPVHELPVFAALDLGTNNCRLLVAVPTRHGQFRVIDAFSRIVRLGEGLTANGRLGQPAMDRAVEALKICGDKLRSRKIRKARLIATEACRSAENGVEFLERVEREAGLKLEIIDRQTEARLAVSGCGSLVERDTQGVVLFDIGGGSSEIALIDLTGRRSPRLANHIVSWTSLPVGVVSLAERFGGRTVTRDIFNAMVDDVAGRLASFDGRDRLSHLKASPNFHLLGTSGTVTTLAGVHLDLERYDRRRVDGLWMDRDSVDRMVERLVGWDFQQRCANPCIGADRADLVLAGCAILEAIRAVWPSERLRVADRGLREGILSELMADDGVWRNDGRGR, translated from the coding sequence GTGGAAGACCGCGACACCGGCGCAGGCGCGTCGGAGGTGGGCGCGTCCAGCGCTTCCCCAGGGCCACCGGGCCAGGGGACAGCCGGTTGGCAGCAACGCCGCCCGACGGAGCAGCGCTCCGCCGATGGGCAGTTGGGTGACGCGACCCATCACCAGAAGGGCAAGCCCAAGAAACGGCGCAAGCGAAGGCGTGGGCGCAAGGTTTTTGCGCGCGACGAAGCGCACCCGCAGGGCAATCGATCGCCGGCCTCAGGCCAGGCCGCTGCCCCGACTTTGGAGCCGAAGCAGCCAACGGCGCCGCCAATCTCGCCTGCCGCTCCAACGCCACGCCCCGAACAGGGCACGCGCCGGCCGCCGGTGCACGAACTTCCGGTCTTTGCCGCCCTCGACCTCGGCACCAACAATTGCCGGCTGCTGGTTGCGGTGCCGACGCGGCATGGCCAGTTCCGCGTCATCGATGCCTTTTCGCGCATCGTCAGGCTGGGCGAGGGGCTCACCGCCAATGGCCGGCTCGGCCAGCCGGCGATGGACCGCGCGGTCGAGGCGCTGAAGATCTGCGGCGACAAATTGCGCAGCCGCAAGATCAGGAAGGCCAGGCTGATCGCCACCGAAGCCTGCCGCTCGGCCGAGAACGGCGTCGAATTCCTCGAACGCGTCGAGCGCGAGGCCGGGCTTAAGCTCGAGATCATCGACCGCCAGACCGAAGCGCGGCTGGCGGTGTCCGGCTGCGGCTCGCTGGTAGAGCGCGACACGCAAGGCGTCGTCCTGTTCGATATCGGCGGCGGCTCCTCCGAGATCGCGCTGATCGACCTCACCGGCCGCCGTTCGCCGCGGCTCGCCAACCATATCGTCTCGTGGACGTCGCTGCCGGTCGGCGTCGTCTCACTGGCCGAGCGTTTTGGCGGCCGCACCGTGACGCGCGACATCTTCAACGCCATGGTCGACGACGTCGCCGGCCGGCTGGCCAGCTTCGATGGCCGCGACCGGCTGAGCCACCTCAAGGCCAGCCCGAATTTTCATCTGCTCGGCACTTCGGGCACGGTGACGACGCTCGCCGGCGTTCACCTCGATCTGGAACGCTACGACCGACGTCGGGTCGACGGCCTGTGGATGGACCGCGACAGCGTCGACCGCATGGTGGAGAGGCTGGTCGGCTGGGATTTCCAGCAGCGCTGCGCCAACCCTTGCATCGGTGCCGACCGCGCCGATCTGGTGCTGGCTGGCTGTGCTATCCTCGAAGCGATCCGCGCGGTGTGGCCCTCGGAGCGGCTGCGTGTCGCCGACCGTGGCCTGCGCGAGGGCATATTGAGCGAGCTGATGGCCGATGACGGCGTCTGGCGCAACGATGGGCGTGGCCGTTAA
- a CDS encoding inosine 5'-monophosphate dehydrogenase, with protein sequence MAKIIETSTGVLALTFDDVLLQPGHSEVMPGETDVRTRIAGDIDLNVPILSAAMDTVTEARLAIAMAQAGGIGVIHRNFSPAEQAEQVRQVKKFESGMVVNPVTIGPDATLADALSLMRTYSISGIPVVENGGTGGHKTGRLVGILTNRDVRFASDPAQKVYELMTRENLITVKENVDQDEAKRLLHQHRIEKLVVVDKQGNCVGLITVKDIEKSQLNPHATKDAQGRLRAAAATSVGDDGFERAERLIDAGVDLLVIDTAHGHSQRVLDAVTRAKKLSNSVRILAGNVATAEGTQALIDAGADAVKVGIGPGSICTTRIVAGVGVPQLSAIMSAVETAHKSGVSVIADGGIKYSGDLAKALAAGASAAMIGSLLAGTDESPGEVYLHQGRSFKAYRGMGSVGAMARGSADRYFQAEVRDTLKLVPEGIEGQVPYKGPVSGVLHQLAGGLKAAMGYVGGRDLADFRDRATFVRISNAGLRESHAHDVTITRESPNYPGGA encoded by the coding sequence ATGGCAAAAATCATCGAAACGTCCACCGGCGTACTGGCGCTGACCTTTGACGACGTGCTTTTGCAGCCGGGTCATTCCGAGGTCATGCCCGGCGAAACCGATGTCCGCACCCGCATTGCCGGCGACATCGACCTCAACGTGCCGATCCTCTCCGCCGCGATGGACACCGTCACCGAGGCGCGTCTTGCCATCGCCATGGCCCAGGCCGGCGGTATCGGCGTCATTCACCGCAATTTCTCGCCGGCCGAACAGGCCGAGCAGGTGCGGCAGGTGAAGAAATTCGAATCCGGCATGGTGGTCAATCCGGTCACCATTGGTCCGGACGCAACACTCGCCGACGCGTTGTCGCTGATGCGCACCTATTCGATCTCGGGCATTCCGGTGGTCGAGAATGGCGGCACTGGCGGCCACAAGACCGGCCGGCTGGTCGGCATCCTGACCAACCGCGACGTGCGCTTTGCCTCCGATCCGGCGCAGAAGGTCTACGAATTGATGACCCGTGAGAATTTGATCACGGTCAAGGAGAATGTCGACCAGGACGAGGCCAAGCGGCTTCTGCACCAGCACCGCATCGAGAAGCTTGTCGTCGTCGACAAGCAGGGCAATTGCGTTGGCCTGATCACCGTCAAGGACATCGAGAAGTCGCAGCTGAACCCGCACGCCACCAAGGATGCGCAGGGGCGCCTGCGCGCGGCGGCCGCCACCAGCGTCGGCGACGACGGCTTCGAGCGCGCCGAGCGCCTGATCGACGCCGGCGTCGACCTCCTGGTCATCGACACCGCGCACGGCCACTCGCAGCGCGTGCTCGACGCGGTCACGCGCGCCAAGAAGCTTTCGAACTCGGTGCGCATCCTGGCCGGCAATGTCGCCACCGCCGAAGGCACGCAGGCGCTGATCGACGCCGGCGCCGACGCCGTCAAGGTCGGCATCGGTCCGGGCTCGATCTGCACCACCCGCATCGTTGCCGGTGTCGGCGTGCCGCAGCTTTCGGCCATCATGTCGGCGGTCGAGACAGCGCACAAATCCGGCGTTTCGGTGATTGCCGATGGCGGCATCAAATATTCGGGCGATCTCGCCAAGGCGCTCGCCGCGGGCGCCAGCGCCGCCATGATCGGTTCGCTGCTGGCCGGTACCGACGAAAGCCCGGGCGAGGTCTATCTGCACCAGGGCCGCTCCTTCAAGGCCTATCGCGGCATGGGGTCGGTCGGCGCCATGGCGCGCGGCTCGGCTGATCGCTACTTCCAGGCCGAGGTGCGCGACACCCTTAAACTGGTGCCGGAAGGCATTGAAGGCCAGGTCCCATACAAAGGACCTGTGTCTGGCGTGCTGCACCAGCTTGCGGGCGGGCTAAAAGCCGCTATGGGTTATGTCGGTGGCCGCGATCTTGCCGATTTCCGTGACCGCGCCACCTTTGTGCGCATATCCAACGCCGGACTTCGTGAAAGCCACGCCCATGACGTCACGATTACCCGCGAAAGCCCGAACTATCCCGGCGGAGCCTGA
- a CDS encoding transcriptional regulator — protein sequence MNVDDVKALATSIREEVGKAITGQHDTVDLMLTALFAGGHILLEGPPGTAKTMTARCFAQALGVAYGRIQFTPDLMPGDIVGSNIYNFQSGQFTLTRGPIFCDLLLADEINRTPPKTQAALLEAMQEHAVTFDGTTHALSQNFMVVATQNPIEHQGVYPLPEAQLDRFLFKHRVSYPDAQEERAIIVHHGGGSASHDIKQYGIKAQTDRKTLEAALATVGNVTLVDDVVGYIAALVRGTRESPDLEVGASPRAGAMLARAARARAALDGRAYVIPDDVKALAVPALRHRVILSPAAQIDGRLVEQIVSDLVDQTAAPR from the coding sequence GTGAACGTCGATGATGTGAAGGCCCTGGCGACCTCGATCAGGGAAGAAGTGGGCAAAGCGATCACCGGGCAGCACGACACGGTCGACCTGATGCTGACGGCATTGTTCGCCGGCGGACACATTTTGCTGGAAGGCCCGCCGGGAACCGCCAAGACCATGACCGCGCGATGCTTCGCGCAAGCACTTGGCGTCGCCTATGGCCGCATCCAGTTCACGCCAGACCTGATGCCTGGCGATATCGTCGGCTCCAACATCTACAATTTCCAGAGCGGACAGTTCACGCTGACGCGCGGGCCGATCTTCTGCGACCTTTTGCTTGCCGACGAAATCAACCGTACGCCGCCGAAGACGCAGGCGGCGCTCTTGGAAGCCATGCAGGAGCATGCCGTCACCTTCGACGGCACCACGCACGCGCTCAGCCAGAACTTCATGGTGGTGGCGACGCAGAACCCGATCGAGCATCAGGGCGTCTATCCCCTGCCCGAAGCCCAGCTCGACCGCTTCCTGTTCAAGCACCGGGTAAGCTATCCCGATGCACAGGAGGAACGTGCCATCATCGTGCATCACGGCGGCGGCTCCGCCTCGCACGACATCAAGCAATACGGCATCAAGGCGCAGACCGACCGCAAGACGCTGGAGGCCGCGCTTGCCACGGTCGGCAATGTCACGCTGGTCGACGATGTCGTCGGCTACATCGCGGCCCTGGTGCGCGGCACGCGCGAAAGCCCAGATCTGGAGGTTGGCGCCAGCCCTCGCGCCGGCGCCATGCTGGCGCGTGCCGCCCGCGCCAGGGCAGCGCTCGACGGCCGCGCCTATGTCATTCCCGACGACGTCAAGGCCCTCGCGGTGCCAGCGCTGCGCCACCGCGTCATCCTGTCGCCGGCGGCGCAGATCGACGGACGGCTGGTGGAGCAGATCGTCTCGGACCTTGTCGACCAGACGGCTGCGCCCCGTTGA
- a CDS encoding RDD domain containing protein, whose translation MATARDPAALIRPLVTPEGVDLRVKLVDAGTRAAAFLLDVVIIVVAAIVVTLVVIFGLGGLGVKEAEPLFIVWMIFIFLLRNAYFIAFEAGRRAATPGKRIVGVRVASRSGAGLTIDQVIARNLMREIEVFLPLSIIAARGGAGVADTLSTIFGLVWALLFSLFLLFNRDRLRIGDLLAGTWVVETPKFKLVEDLSQRQDPIAKRFHFSPAQLDAYGIAELHKLEEVLRRDDYFAMKAVAETIGGKIGAKVEPIDSKAFLTAYYGELRAHLERKLLLGNRKADKYAR comes from the coding sequence ATGGCAACGGCTAGGGACCCTGCCGCGCTGATACGGCCCCTGGTCACGCCGGAGGGAGTCGATCTCAGGGTCAAGCTGGTCGACGCCGGCACACGGGCTGCGGCCTTCCTGCTCGATGTGGTGATCATCGTCGTTGCCGCGATCGTGGTTACCCTCGTCGTCATCTTCGGCCTCGGCGGCCTTGGCGTGAAGGAGGCGGAGCCGCTCTTCATCGTCTGGATGATTTTCATCTTCCTGTTGCGCAACGCCTATTTCATCGCCTTCGAGGCGGGGCGACGGGCCGCGACGCCCGGCAAGCGGATCGTCGGCGTTCGGGTCGCCTCGCGCAGCGGCGCGGGTCTCACCATCGATCAGGTCATCGCGCGCAACCTGATGCGCGAGATCGAGGTTTTCCTACCGTTATCGATCATCGCCGCGCGCGGCGGCGCCGGCGTCGCCGACACGCTGTCGACGATTTTCGGCCTGGTGTGGGCGCTGCTGTTTTCGCTGTTCCTGCTGTTCAACCGCGATCGCTTGCGCATCGGCGACCTGCTGGCCGGAACCTGGGTGGTGGAGACGCCGAAATTCAAGCTGGTCGAGGACCTTTCGCAGCGACAAGACCCGATTGCCAAGCGCTTCCATTTCAGCCCGGCGCAGCTCGATGCCTATGGCATCGCCGAGCTGCACAAGCTGGAAGAAGTGCTGCGCCGCGACGACTATTTCGCGATGAAGGCCGTTGCCGAGACCATCGGCGGCAAGATCGGCGCCAAAGTCGAGCCGATCGATTCAAAAGCCTTCCTCACCGCCTATTACGGCGAGCTCAGGGCGCATCTGGAGCGCAAGCTTCTGCTGGGAAACCGCAAGGCGGATAAGTACGCGCGGTAG